One Paenibacillus sp. JQZ6Y-1 genomic region harbors:
- the purQ gene encoding phosphoribosylformylglycinamidine synthase subunit PurQ — translation MKFAVLVFPGSNCDIDCFKAVEETLGEPVDYVWHTATDLSAYDCILVPGGFSYGDYLRCGAISRFAPVMAEVVKAAEQGKYVLGICNGFQILTEAHLLPGALLRNESMKFRCHDTVLTVTNNQTPFTLDYEQGEEIIIPIAHGEGNYYCDEATLEQLKSNNQIVFQYGENPNGSLHDIAGISNERGNVVGMMPHPERAVNELLGSTDGKKMFTSILKAWRDQHDAANIR, via the coding sequence ATGAAATTTGCGGTACTTGTATTCCCTGGCTCCAACTGTGATATCGACTGCTTCAAAGCAGTAGAAGAAACGCTGGGCGAGCCGGTTGATTATGTATGGCACACGGCAACTGACCTGTCTGCATACGATTGTATCTTAGTTCCGGGTGGATTCTCCTATGGTGACTACCTGCGCTGCGGCGCGATTTCCCGTTTTGCACCGGTAATGGCGGAAGTGGTCAAAGCTGCGGAGCAAGGCAAATATGTACTGGGCATCTGCAACGGTTTCCAGATTCTGACCGAGGCACACCTGCTGCCGGGCGCACTGCTGCGTAACGAATCGATGAAATTCCGTTGTCACGATACCGTACTGACTGTCACGAACAACCAGACGCCATTTACATTGGATTATGAGCAGGGCGAAGAGATCATCATTCCTATCGCACATGGCGAAGGCAACTACTACTGCGACGAAGCAACACTGGAACAGCTGAAAAGCAACAACCAGATCGTCTTCCAATATGGAGAAAATCCCAATGGCTCGCTGCATGACATCGCAGGTATTAGCAATGAGCGTGGCAATGTGGTGGGTATGATGCCGCATCCAGAGCGCGCAGTGAATGAACTGCTTGGCTCGACAGACGGTAAGAAAATGTTCACATCTATTTTGAAAGCCTGGAGGGATCAACATGACGCAGCAAACATCCGTTAA
- the purM gene encoding phosphoribosylformylglycinamidine cyclo-ligase: MSEAYKKAGVDIAAGNEAVERMKKHVKTTFRPEVMTDLGGFGALFGLNKDKYEEPVLVSGTDGVGTKLKLAFAMDKHDTIGIDAVAMCVNDIVVQGAEPLFFLDYLACDRVIPEKIEAIVSGIADGCRQSGCALIGGETAEMPGMYSEGEYDIAGFTVGIVDKPKVITGSDIAAGDTVIGLASSGIHSNGFSLVRKLLLEDSGYELTAQVAELDNAVLGHVLLEPTRIYVKSCLALQQAVQVKGMAHITGGGFIENIPRMLPDNVNVDIEYGNWPILPIFQLMQAKGGISNRDMFTTFNMGIGMVIVVPAEQAEQALDVLKEQGEEAYVIGQVTEGQKIVTFTGADV; the protein is encoded by the coding sequence GTGTCAGAAGCGTATAAAAAGGCCGGCGTCGATATCGCGGCAGGCAATGAAGCGGTTGAACGGATGAAAAAGCATGTCAAAACGACGTTTCGCCCAGAAGTGATGACAGACCTCGGCGGCTTTGGAGCGCTGTTTGGACTGAATAAAGATAAGTACGAGGAGCCAGTGCTCGTTTCCGGTACAGATGGTGTTGGTACGAAGCTGAAGCTCGCTTTTGCGATGGATAAGCACGATACGATTGGGATCGATGCAGTCGCAATGTGTGTGAACGACATCGTAGTACAAGGCGCGGAGCCGCTCTTTTTCCTTGATTATCTTGCCTGTGACCGAGTGATTCCTGAAAAGATCGAAGCGATCGTGTCTGGTATTGCAGATGGTTGTCGTCAATCCGGTTGTGCACTGATCGGCGGCGAAACGGCGGAGATGCCGGGTATGTATTCGGAAGGCGAATATGATATTGCCGGCTTCACAGTAGGTATCGTGGATAAGCCGAAAGTCATTACTGGTAGCGACATCGCAGCAGGTGATACAGTGATCGGGCTTGCATCCAGCGGTATCCATAGTAACGGATTTTCCCTCGTGCGTAAGCTGCTGCTCGAAGATAGCGGTTATGAATTGACAGCGCAGGTGGCAGAGCTGGATAATGCGGTGCTAGGACATGTGTTGCTAGAGCCAACGCGCATTTATGTGAAGTCGTGTCTGGCTTTGCAACAAGCGGTACAGGTTAAAGGCATGGCGCATATTACAGGCGGCGGCTTTATCGAGAATATCCCGCGGATGCTGCCGGACAACGTGAATGTTGATATTGAATACGGTAACTGGCCGATTTTACCAATTTTCCAATTGATGCAAGCCAAAGGTGGCATTAGCAACCGCGATATGTTCACTACCTTTAACATGGGGATTGGTATGGTAATCGTCGTTCCAGCAGAACAAGCCGAGCAAGCATTGGATGTATTGAAAGAACAAGGCGAAGAAGCATATGTCATCGGTCAAGTAACGGAAGGGCAAAAGATCGTTACCTTTACCGGAGCGGATGTATAA
- the purB gene encoding adenylosuccinate lyase yields MIERYSRPEMRNIWSEENKFKAWLEVEICACEAWADLGVIPHEDVEKLRANATFDMDRIYEIEQETRHDVIAFTRAVSESLGEERKWVHYGLTSTDVVDTALGYLLRQANEILERDIINFIEILKEKALTYKNTPMMGRTHGVHAEPTTFGLKMALWHEEMKRNLERFRHAADNVQYGKISGAVGTYANIDPAVEEFVCRKLGTKPAPISTQTLQRDRHAEYMATLALVATSLDKFATEVRALQKSEFREVEEAFAKGQKGSSAMPHKRNPIGSENISGLSRVIRGHMVSAYENVTLWHERDISHSSVERIILPDATMLLNYMLNRFGNIVKNLTVFPENMQRNIQRTYGVPFSGRVMTKLIDKGLSREQAYDTVQPRAMQAWEEQRSFKDIISETPAITELLNADEIEDAFNPSWHLKHVDTIFKKLGLD; encoded by the coding sequence ATGATTGAACGTTATAGCAGACCGGAAATGCGCAATATTTGGAGTGAAGAGAACAAATTCAAAGCGTGGCTAGAAGTGGAAATTTGCGCCTGCGAAGCATGGGCAGACCTCGGCGTGATTCCACACGAGGATGTAGAGAAGCTGCGTGCGAATGCTACCTTTGATATGGATCGGATCTATGAGATCGAGCAGGAGACGCGCCATGATGTTATCGCCTTTACCCGTGCTGTATCTGAAAGTCTGGGCGAGGAGCGCAAATGGGTGCATTACGGTCTGACATCGACCGACGTGGTGGATACCGCACTCGGCTACCTGCTGCGCCAAGCGAACGAAATTCTGGAGCGCGATATTATCAATTTTATCGAAATTTTGAAGGAAAAGGCCCTGACATACAAAAACACGCCAATGATGGGACGGACGCACGGTGTACACGCTGAGCCGACAACATTTGGTCTGAAAATGGCGCTGTGGCATGAGGAAATGAAGCGGAATCTGGAGCGTTTCCGTCATGCAGCAGATAACGTACAATACGGCAAAATCTCCGGCGCGGTTGGCACATATGCTAATATCGATCCAGCGGTTGAAGAATTTGTATGCCGCAAGCTGGGCACTAAGCCAGCACCGATCTCCACTCAGACGTTGCAGCGTGATCGTCACGCTGAATATATGGCGACACTGGCGCTGGTTGCTACATCGCTGGACAAATTCGCTACCGAAGTGCGCGCCCTGCAAAAGAGCGAATTCCGCGAGGTAGAAGAAGCTTTTGCCAAAGGTCAAAAAGGCTCCTCTGCAATGCCGCACAAACGCAACCCAATCGGCTCGGAAAACATCTCCGGTCTGTCGCGTGTTATTCGCGGTCATATGGTTTCCGCGTACGAGAACGTTACCCTGTGGCATGAACGCGACATCTCGCACTCATCCGTAGAGCGTATCATCCTGCCGGATGCGACCATGCTGCTGAACTACATGCTGAACCGGTTTGGCAATATCGTCAAAAACCTAACCGTGTTCCCAGAAAACATGCAACGCAATATTCAGCGTACGTACGGCGTACCTTTCTCTGGTCGCGTCATGACCAAGCTGATCGACAAAGGATTGAGCCGTGAGCAAGCATACGATACCGTTCAGCCACGCGCGATGCAGGCATGGGAAGAACAGCGCTCTTTCAAAGACATCATCTCGGAAACGCCAGCGATTACTGAGCTGCTGAATGCGGATGAGATTGAGGATGCGTTCAATCCATCGTGGCATCTGAAGCACGTCGATACTATTTTCAAAAAGCTGGGTCTGGACTGA
- the purN gene encoding phosphoribosylglycinamide formyltransferase, whose translation MRALNIAVFASGQGSNFQALVHAQRSGLLGPAEVKLLVCDKPAAPVVERARQAGVDMFTFQPKEYGSREEYELDILAELAKRQIDLIVLAGYMRLLTPTLVNPYMGRMINIHPSLLPAFAGKDAIGQALAYGVKLTGITVHFVDNGMDTGPIIAQQPAHIHPDDTAETLAERIHKIEQTLYPRVVSQIAAGKVRLAEDGRHVIVEQ comes from the coding sequence ATGAGAGCACTGAATATCGCGGTATTTGCGTCTGGTCAAGGAAGTAATTTTCAGGCGCTTGTACATGCACAGCGCAGCGGATTGCTGGGACCAGCGGAAGTAAAGCTGTTAGTATGTGACAAACCGGCAGCCCCGGTCGTAGAGCGTGCGCGGCAAGCGGGCGTGGACATGTTTACATTTCAGCCCAAAGAGTATGGCAGTCGCGAAGAGTACGAATTGGACATTCTCGCGGAACTGGCGAAGCGCCAAATTGATTTGATTGTGCTGGCAGGCTATATGCGTTTGCTCACGCCGACGCTGGTGAATCCATATATGGGGCGGATGATCAATATTCATCCGTCGTTGTTGCCTGCCTTTGCCGGTAAGGATGCGATTGGACAGGCGTTAGCATATGGTGTGAAATTGACTGGAATCACGGTGCATTTTGTTGATAACGGCATGGATACGGGACCGATTATTGCCCAGCAGCCTGCACATATTCACCCGGACGATACAGCAGAGACACTGGCAGAGCGGATTCATAAGATTGAGCAGACCTTGTATCCGCGGGTCGTATCGCAGATTGCCGCTGGAAAGGTTCGTCTTGCCGAGGATGGCAGACATGTGATTGTAGAACAGTAA
- the purF gene encoding amidophosphoribosyltransferase, with protein sequence MSDELNQHQLWTGDYYNQGTGPNDIFDTLKEECGVFGVYGHPGAASLSYYGLHALQHRGEESCGICVSDRSQFNYHRGMGLVKEVFDKDIMSGLTGDISVGHVRYSTSGSSHLGNAQPLVFRYRAGELALATNGNIVNAPQIRRELEEMGSIFQTTSDTEVVAHLIARSPKPLVEAAKDAFRRIVGGFAFMIMTNGQLIVASDPNGLRPLTMGRLGEAYIFASETCALETIGAELVRDVQPGELLVLDEQGLQEDTYIEQPQRKALCSMEYIYFARPDSDMNGSNLHSARKRMGSVMAREAFVDADLVTGVPDSSISAAIGYAEQTGIPYELGMIKNKYTGRTFIQPSQELREQGVKMKLSAVRRVVEGKRVVMIDDSIVRGTTSRRIVNMLRDAGATEVHVRITSPPFKNPCFYGIDTPDRRDLIASSKTVEEIRQEINADSLAFLSNTGLIEAVAGDNRGDYKGGMCMACFDNDYPTQVDFGGEEQFGCGC encoded by the coding sequence ATGTCTGATGAATTAAACCAGCATCAACTGTGGACCGGAGACTATTATAATCAAGGAACCGGCCCTAACGATATTTTCGATACGTTAAAAGAGGAATGCGGCGTCTTCGGTGTCTACGGACACCCGGGGGCCGCTTCCCTGTCTTATTACGGTTTACATGCTCTTCAGCATCGCGGCGAAGAAAGCTGCGGCATCTGTGTCAGCGATCGTAGCCAGTTCAATTACCATCGCGGCATGGGATTGGTGAAGGAAGTATTCGACAAGGATATTATGAGTGGATTGACTGGCGACATTTCCGTCGGGCATGTGCGCTATTCGACTAGCGGTAGCAGTCATCTGGGCAACGCTCAGCCGCTCGTATTCCGTTATCGTGCGGGCGAATTAGCACTGGCGACGAACGGCAATATCGTCAACGCGCCACAAATCCGTCGTGAGCTGGAGGAAATGGGTTCGATTTTCCAAACGACCAGTGATACCGAAGTTGTTGCGCATCTGATCGCTCGTTCGCCGAAGCCGCTGGTGGAAGCGGCGAAGGACGCATTCCGCCGTATCGTGGGTGGTTTCGCCTTTATGATTATGACCAACGGACAACTGATCGTTGCAAGCGATCCGAACGGATTGCGTCCGCTGACGATGGGACGATTGGGCGAAGCGTATATTTTCGCTTCGGAAACATGTGCGCTGGAAACGATTGGCGCTGAACTAGTACGCGATGTACAGCCGGGTGAATTGCTCGTGTTGGACGAACAGGGCTTACAAGAAGACACGTATATCGAACAACCGCAGCGTAAAGCGCTGTGCTCTATGGAATATATTTATTTTGCTCGTCCAGATAGTGATATGAACGGCTCCAATCTGCACTCTGCCCGCAAGCGTATGGGTTCTGTCATGGCACGCGAAGCGTTCGTCGATGCCGATCTAGTGACCGGTGTACCGGATTCCAGTATCTCCGCAGCAATCGGCTATGCCGAGCAGACCGGTATTCCGTACGAGCTAGGTATGATCAAAAATAAATACACCGGACGTACCTTTATCCAGCCAAGCCAAGAACTGCGCGAGCAGGGCGTAAAGATGAAGCTGAGTGCGGTACGCCGCGTCGTTGAAGGTAAACGCGTCGTCATGATCGACGACTCCATCGTACGCGGCACAACGTCGCGCCGGATCGTCAACATGCTGCGCGACGCTGGTGCGACGGAGGTGCATGTACGGATTACCTCACCACCTTTTAAAAATCCATGCTTCTACGGCATCGATACCCCGGATCGCCGCGACCTGATCGCGTCATCCAAAACGGTCGAAGAAATTCGGCAGGAAATCAACGCCGATTCCCTCGCCTTTCTGAGCAATACGGGCTTGATCGAAGCAGTCGCTGGCGATAATCGCGGTGACTACAAAGGCGGCATGTGCATGGCATGCTTTGACAACGACTATCCAACTCAAGTTGATTTCGGTGGCGAAGAGCAATTCGGCTGTGGGTGCTGA
- the purS gene encoding phosphoribosylformylglycinamidine synthase subunit PurS, whose protein sequence is MIKATVHVTIKESVLDPQGATVQGALHTLGFNEVESVRIGKFMEIELDTDNREEAEQRLKVMCEKLLANTVVENYRFELEG, encoded by the coding sequence ATGATCAAAGCGACAGTTCACGTGACCATCAAAGAAAGCGTACTTGACCCGCAGGGAGCAACCGTACAAGGCGCTCTGCATACTCTTGGCTTTAACGAAGTGGAAAGTGTACGTATCGGCAAATTTATGGAGATTGAACTGGATACCGACAACCGCGAAGAAGCGGAACAGCGCCTGAAAGTAATGTGCGAGAAGCTGCTTGCCAATACGGTCGTTGAAAATTACCGATTTGAACTGGAGGGTTAA
- a CDS encoding phosphoribosylaminoimidazolesuccinocarboxamide synthase, whose amino-acid sequence MTAQALSTAAELIDAPLIYKGKVRELYDLGEHLLIVVTDRISAFDYVLDPPVPHKGEVLNRLSAYWFGETKQLIDNHVVHIDVDRLGDIVRDREALRNRIMVTRKAERIDIECVVRGYITGGGWRQYQQTGEVNGIPLPQGLRKNDQFPEPLFTPAAKNDVGHDEDISFEQMKEQVGEELAEQLRDKSIQLYEYARKQCQQHGIILADCKFEFGLIDGQLILIDEIFTPDSSRFWAKENYALDIEIDSMDKEPVRTYLASTDWDKNSPPAPLPAEVVQTTSTRYLTIYEKLTGSKLS is encoded by the coding sequence ATGACAGCACAGGCATTATCCACGGCAGCGGAACTGATCGACGCGCCGCTGATCTACAAAGGCAAAGTACGCGAGCTGTATGATCTGGGCGAGCATCTGCTCATCGTCGTAACCGACCGCATATCCGCATTTGACTACGTACTGGACCCGCCGGTTCCGCACAAGGGCGAAGTACTTAATCGGCTGAGCGCTTATTGGTTCGGCGAGACGAAGCAGCTGATCGACAACCATGTTGTACATATCGACGTGGATCGTCTTGGCGACATCGTGCGTGACCGCGAAGCACTGCGCAACCGTATTATGGTAACGCGCAAAGCGGAACGCATCGACATCGAATGCGTCGTTCGCGGCTATATCACCGGAGGCGGCTGGCGTCAGTATCAGCAAACCGGCGAAGTCAACGGCATCCCGCTGCCACAGGGTCTGCGCAAAAATGATCAATTCCCAGAGCCATTATTCACCCCAGCTGCCAAAAACGATGTCGGTCACGACGAAGACATTTCCTTTGAACAAATGAAAGAGCAGGTCGGTGAAGAACTGGCAGAACAGCTACGCGACAAAAGTATTCAGCTATACGAATACGCCCGCAAGCAATGCCAGCAGCACGGCATCATCCTTGCCGACTGCAAATTCGAATTCGGCTTGATCGACGGACAATTGATCCTGATCGATGAAATCTTCACCCCAGATTCCTCGCGCTTCTGGGCAAAGGAAAACTATGCACTCGACATCGAAATCGACAGCATGGACAAAGAACCGGTACGCACCTACCTGGCAAGTACCGACTGGGACAAAAACAGCCCCCCAGCCCCCTTGCCAGCCGAAGTCGTCCAAACCACATCCACCCGCTACCTCACCATCTACGAAAAACTAACCGGCTCCAAACTTTCGTAG
- the purH gene encoding bifunctional phosphoribosylaminoimidazolecarboxamide formyltransferase/IMP cyclohydrolase encodes MTIKRALVSVSDKTGVVDFCRELSQLGVEIISTGGTKNLLADAGVPVIGISEVTGFPEILDGRVKTLHPAVHSGLLAIRDSEEHQQQMKELELGYIDLVVVNLYPFQQTISKPDVAYEDAIENIDIGGPTMLRSAAKNHAFVTVVVDAGDYTTVLDEVRSEGDTTLDTRKQLAAKVFRHTAAYDSLISDYLAEVLETPFPERYTVTYEKIQDLRYGENPHQSAAFYRKPMASAGTLTTAEQLHGKELSYNNINDANAALQIVKEFTEPAVVAVKHMNPCGVGVGSTIAEAYNKAYTADPTSIFGGIVAANRVIDAETAQPLSEIFLEIILAPDFTPEALEILTKKKNIRLLKMGEFSSSADRKPQQIVTEVEGGMVVQESDVHSITEADLKIVTDRAPSAEEMKQLLFGWKVVKHVKSNAIVLAADDMTIGVGAGQMNRVGAAKIAIEQAGDKAKGAILASDAFFPMGDTVEAAAQAGITAIIQPGGSVKDEESIKAANEHGIAMVFTSVRHFKH; translated from the coding sequence ATGACGATCAAACGTGCGCTGGTTAGCGTATCCGATAAAACAGGTGTAGTCGATTTCTGCCGCGAACTGTCGCAGTTAGGGGTAGAGATCATTTCTACCGGCGGTACCAAAAATCTGCTTGCCGATGCAGGTGTACCGGTGATCGGCATCTCCGAAGTAACTGGTTTCCCCGAGATTCTGGATGGACGTGTGAAAACATTGCATCCGGCTGTACATAGCGGTCTGCTCGCGATCCGCGATAGCGAAGAGCATCAGCAGCAAATGAAGGAACTGGAACTGGGCTACATCGACCTCGTGGTCGTGAATCTGTATCCATTCCAACAAACGATCTCCAAGCCAGATGTCGCTTACGAAGACGCGATTGAAAATATCGACATCGGCGGTCCAACCATGCTGCGTAGTGCTGCCAAAAACCATGCGTTTGTGACTGTTGTGGTTGATGCGGGCGATTACACAACCGTATTGGACGAAGTACGTAGCGAAGGTGATACGACGCTGGATACGCGCAAGCAGCTCGCTGCCAAAGTATTCCGTCATACCGCTGCTTACGATTCCCTGATCTCCGATTATTTGGCGGAAGTACTGGAAACGCCGTTCCCTGAGCGCTACACCGTGACGTATGAGAAAATTCAAGATCTGCGCTACGGTGAGAACCCGCACCAAAGCGCTGCCTTTTACCGTAAGCCGATGGCTTCGGCAGGCACATTGACTACCGCAGAGCAACTGCACGGCAAAGAGCTGTCGTATAACAACATCAACGATGCCAATGCTGCCTTGCAAATCGTCAAAGAATTCACTGAACCGGCTGTTGTAGCCGTGAAGCATATGAATCCATGTGGCGTAGGCGTAGGCTCCACAATTGCCGAAGCGTACAACAAAGCATATACAGCTGATCCAACTTCCATCTTCGGCGGTATCGTTGCAGCCAACCGTGTGATCGACGCGGAAACCGCACAGCCGCTGAGCGAAATCTTCTTGGAGATCATTCTGGCACCAGATTTTACGCCGGAAGCGCTGGAGATTTTGACGAAAAAGAAAAACATCCGTCTGCTGAAAATGGGCGAATTCTCATCTTCTGCTGATCGTAAACCGCAGCAGATCGTGACCGAAGTGGAAGGCGGAATGGTTGTACAAGAGAGCGATGTACATTCCATTACCGAAGCCGATCTGAAAATTGTCACTGACCGTGCTCCATCGGCGGAAGAGATGAAGCAACTGCTATTCGGCTGGAAAGTCGTGAAGCATGTGAAATCGAATGCCATCGTACTCGCAGCTGACGATATGACAATCGGCGTTGGCGCAGGTCAAATGAACCGCGTCGGTGCTGCCAAAATCGCCATCGAGCAAGCGGGTGACAAAGCAAAAGGTGCCATTCTCGCATCCGATGCCTTTTTCCCAATGGGCGATACCGTCGAAGCGGCTGCACAAGCAGGCATTACCGCGATCATTCAACCGGGCGGCTCGGTCAAAGACGAAGAGTCGATCAAAGCAGCCAACGAGCATGGCATCGCGATGGTATTTACCAGCGTACGTCATTTCAAACACTAA
- the purL gene encoding phosphoribosylformylglycinamidine synthase subunit PurL, with protein MTQQTSVKEPTAEQVAEQKLYQQMGVSDTEFDLICGFLGRKPNYTEIGVFSVMWSEHCAYKNSKPLLRRFPTDGPRVLMGPGEGAGIVDIGDNQAVVFKIESHNHPSAVEPYQGAATGVGGIIRDIFSMGARPIASLNSLRFGKLESERVKYLFEHVVGGIAGYGNCIGIPTVGGEVMFDESYEGNPLVNAMCVGLIDHDKIQRGVAKGVGNPVFYVGPPTGRDGIHGATFASEELTEESEARKTAVQVGDPFMEKLVMESCLELIDSGIVLGIQDMGAAGLTCSSSEMASKAGNGLELYLDQVPQREEGMTPYEMMLSESQERMLFVVEPKDEAQAMEIFERWGVICAKVGKVTDDGRLKLFHHDELVGDMPVHALVDECPIYNKPSSVPAYYEQMASIDTAAYDEVTDLSGALQSILASPTVASKAWVYDQYDYMVRTSTAVRPGSDAAVVLVNGTRKALAMTTDCNSRFVYLDPEVGGKIAVSEAARNIVCSGAEPLAITDNLNFGSPEKPEIFWQMEQSVEGMATACRALETPVIGGNVSLYNENTRGAIYPTPVVGMVGLVHDTDHITTQGFKQNGDVIFLLGETKAELGGSEFQYIVHGKTEGRPPALDLVIEKQLLDGVLGAIQAGLVQSAHDLSEGGLAVALAESCISGKLGAEIELTSGGLRNDLLLFSESQSRILLSATAEQADALQSKLQTAGVPITRIGTVKQEQQLQIQVDGKQVLAEEVKSLRQVWEDAIPCLMN; from the coding sequence ATGACGCAGCAAACATCCGTTAAGGAACCGACGGCGGAGCAAGTCGCAGAACAGAAACTGTATCAACAAATGGGTGTCTCGGACACCGAATTCGATCTGATCTGCGGTTTCCTCGGACGTAAACCGAACTACACGGAAATCGGCGTATTCAGTGTAATGTGGTCGGAACATTGCGCGTACAAAAATTCCAAACCGCTGCTGAGACGTTTCCCAACCGATGGTCCGCGTGTCCTGATGGGACCGGGCGAGGGTGCAGGGATCGTTGATATTGGCGATAATCAGGCAGTTGTTTTCAAAATCGAAAGTCATAACCATCCATCCGCTGTCGAGCCGTATCAAGGCGCAGCGACTGGCGTGGGCGGTATTATCCGCGATATTTTCTCCATGGGTGCACGCCCGATTGCTTCCCTTAACTCGCTGCGCTTCGGCAAGCTGGAGAGCGAGCGCGTGAAATATCTGTTCGAGCATGTTGTAGGCGGTATCGCTGGCTATGGCAACTGTATCGGTATTCCGACCGTTGGCGGCGAAGTGATGTTCGACGAGAGCTATGAAGGCAATCCACTTGTTAACGCGATGTGCGTCGGTCTGATCGACCATGATAAAATCCAGCGCGGCGTTGCCAAAGGCGTGGGTAACCCAGTCTTCTACGTTGGTCCACCAACAGGACGTGACGGTATCCACGGAGCGACATTTGCTTCCGAGGAATTGACCGAAGAATCCGAAGCGCGCAAAACGGCGGTACAGGTCGGCGATCCATTTATGGAAAAGCTGGTGATGGAATCGTGTCTGGAACTGATCGACAGCGGTATTGTGCTTGGTATTCAGGATATGGGCGCAGCTGGTCTGACCTGCTCCAGTTCGGAAATGGCGAGCAAAGCGGGCAATGGTCTGGAGCTGTATCTGGATCAGGTGCCGCAGCGCGAAGAAGGCATGACCCCGTACGAAATGATGCTATCCGAATCCCAAGAGCGTATGCTGTTCGTCGTCGAGCCGAAGGACGAAGCACAAGCGATGGAAATCTTCGAGCGCTGGGGCGTTATCTGTGCCAAAGTCGGCAAAGTAACCGACGATGGTCGTCTGAAGCTGTTCCATCACGATGAACTTGTTGGTGACATGCCGGTTCATGCACTAGTTGACGAATGCCCAATCTATAACAAGCCATCCTCGGTTCCGGCTTATTATGAGCAAATGGCATCCATCGACACGGCTGCTTACGATGAAGTAACGGATCTGTCCGGCGCGTTACAATCCATTCTGGCTTCGCCAACGGTAGCGAGCAAAGCATGGGTATACGATCAGTACGATTATATGGTGCGTACTAGCACCGCGGTGCGTCCGGGTTCGGATGCGGCAGTTGTACTGGTAAATGGCACTCGCAAGGCGCTGGCAATGACAACAGACTGTAATTCCCGCTTTGTTTACCTTGATCCAGAAGTGGGCGGTAAGATTGCCGTCAGCGAAGCAGCGCGTAATATCGTTTGCTCCGGTGCTGAGCCGCTGGCAATTACGGACAACCTGAACTTTGGTAGCCCAGAAAAGCCAGAAATCTTCTGGCAAATGGAACAATCCGTCGAAGGCATGGCAACGGCTTGCCGCGCACTGGAAACACCGGTGATCGGCGGTAACGTAAGTCTATACAACGAAAATACACGCGGGGCAATCTATCCGACACCAGTTGTCGGCATGGTTGGACTCGTTCATGATACCGATCATATTACTACTCAAGGCTTCAAACAGAATGGCGATGTCATCTTCCTGCTGGGTGAAACCAAAGCTGAGCTAGGCGGCAGTGAATTCCAGTATATCGTGCATGGCAAGACCGAAGGTCGTCCACCAGCACTGGATCTGGTAATTGAGAAACAACTGCTGGACGGCGTACTGGGCGCGATTCAAGCTGGTCTAGTACAATCCGCGCATGATTTGTCCGAAGGTGGTCTGGCAGTGGCACTGGCAGAATCGTGCATCAGCGGTAAACTGGGTGCAGAGATCGAACTGACATCTGGCGGCTTGCGCAACGACCTGCTGCTGTTCAGTGAATCCCAATCCCGCATTCTGCTGTCGGCTACTGCTGAGCAAGCGGATGCTCTGCAAAGCAAGCTGCAAACAGCCGGTGTACCGATCACACGCATCGGTACAGTCAAACAGGAACAACAACTACAAATCCAAGTGGACGGCAAACAAGTCCTGGCGGAAGAAGTGAAATCGCTGCGCCAGGTCTGGGAGGATGCGATTCCATGTCTGATGAATTAA